The Seriola aureovittata isolate HTS-2021-v1 ecotype China chromosome 2, ASM2101889v1, whole genome shotgun sequence genome has a segment encoding these proteins:
- the gpr61l gene encoding probable G-protein coupled receptor, with the protein MADKTDSMIASVPSPSSITNLTTALWEPNPTVPADVSVVTSSQSQIKDLFGLFCMVTLNLIALLANTGVMVAIARAPHLKRFAFVCHLCAVDLLCAILLMPLGIISSSAFFGTVVFTVLECQVYIFLNVFLICLSILTITAISVERYFYIVHPMRYEVKMTINLAIGVMLLIWVKSVLLALVTLFGWPAYGHQSSIAAAHCSLHASHSRLRRVFAVLFSVVCFLVPAVVIFAVYCAVYKVARSAALQQVPAVPTWANASPAKDRSDSINSQTTMITTTRTLPQRLSPERAFSGGKAALTLVFIVGQFLVCWLPYFIFHLQMSLTGSMQSPGDLEEAVTWLAYSSFAVNPFFYGLLNRQIREELVKFRRCCLTQPVEFGASSHEGSLQENFLQFIQRTTSTAETQSNCVNSSPRITTDQGIKIPGQIPEENA; encoded by the coding sequence ATGGCCGACaagactgactccatgatagCCTCTGTGCCAAGTCCATCATCCATTACAAACCTCACCACTGCCCTATGGGAGCCCAATCCTACCGTGCCTGCCGATGTGAGCGTCGTCACAAGCTCCCAGTCCCAGATCAAAGACCTTTTCGGGTTGTTTTGCATGGTGACCCTTAACCTCATTGCTTTGTTGGCCAACACTGGTGTGATGGTGGCCATTGCTCGTGCGCCTCACCTGAAGAGGTTTGCTTTTGTGTGTCATCTCTGTGCAGTGGACCTGCTGTGTGCCATCCTGCTCATGCCTTTGGGGATCATATCCAGCTCAGCATTCTTCGGCACTGTGGTGTTTACTGTTCTGGAGTGTCAGGTTTACATCTTTCTAAATGTGTTCCTCATATGTCTGTCTATCCTCACTATCACAGCCATCAGTGTGGAGCGTTACTTCTATATCGTACACCCAATGCGTTATGAAGTTAAGATGACCATCAACCTCGCTATTGGCGTAATGCTCCTAATCTGGGTTAAATCCGTCCTCTTGGCTTTGGTCACGCTGTTTGGGTGGCCAGCTTATGGACATCAGAGCTCCATTGCTGCAGCTCACTGCTCTCTCCACGCGAGCCACAGTCGTCTGAGAAGAGTATTTGCTGTGCTCTTCAGTGTGGTGTGTTTCCTGGTTCCTGCAGTGGTTATCTTTGCCGTTTACTGTGCCGTTTACAAGGTGGCTCGTTCTGCAGCCCTGCAGCAAGTCCCCGCTGTGCCAACGTGGGCAAATGCAAGCCCTGCAAAGGATCGCTCTGACTCCATCAATAGCCAGACCACCATGATCACCACCACCCGCACTCTGCCCCAAAGACTATCTCCAGAGAGGGCCTTCAGTGGAGGCAAGGCTGCGCTTACTTTGGTATTCATTGTGGGCCAGTTCTTGGTTTGTTGGTTGCCCTACTTTATCTTCCATCTGCAAATGTCTCTGACTGGCTCCATGCAGAGCCCTGGGGACTTAGAAGAGGCAGTCACCTGGCTCGCTTACTCCTCCTTTGCAGTTAATCCATTCTTCTATGGCCTGTTGAACAGACAGATCAGAGAGGAGCTGGTAAAGTTTCGACGCTGCTGCTTGACCCAGCCTGTAGAGTTTGGGGCATCCAGCCACGAGGGCTCCCTTCAGGAGAACTTcctccagttcatccagagaacCACGAGCACAGCTGAAACCCAGTCCAACTGTGTCAACTCCAGTCCCAGAATCACTACAGATCAGGGGATAAAGATCCCTGGACAAATACCTGAGGAAAATGCTTAA
- the parp3 gene encoding protein mono-ADP-ribosyltransferase PARP3, whose amino-acid sequence MAPKRRAASAAKAGGKKVKAEPKTPKPKDAFASAKEALLAAGPQVKGKRKVDEQCSLSSSGEVYEDYDCMLNQTNVGHNNNKFYVIQVIEANNKYHTWNRWGRVGEVGQSKLNTFDKAENAVKDFEKKFKDKTKNNWSDRMTFVSHPGKYTLIEVDGEQDAEVKVDSVDGTTVKVTKNVLPCTLDKATEHLIELIFSNDMFKEAMECMNLDIKKMPLGKLSKVQIAKGFDVLEEIEAAMNLKSGRARLEELSSRFFTTVPHNFGRNRPPTIDNKEIVDKKKEMLMVLADIELAQTLKSETEKAQEEMIETVPHPRDQDYNSLMCKLTLMDKKAETFKIIEQYLKATSGDYRKPKIINVWEVDRETEGERFSENDNLENRRLLWHGTNIAVVAAILKSGLRIMPHSGGRVGCGIYFASENSKSACYVRTSKNTGVMFLSEVALGKEYTITKDNSSLKKAPAGHDSVVARGTVEPDPSKDTFITLEGKKISVPQGKPIKQPQFSDSYFGNSEYLIYKESQCRLRYLLELNM is encoded by the exons ATGGCACCAAAGAGAAGGGCTGCTTCAGCCGCCAAGGCGGGTGGCAAGAAGGTCAAGGCGGAGCCAAAGACACCAAAGCCCAAGGATGCCTTCGCCTCTGCTAAAGAGGCCCTTTTGGCTGCAGGGCCACAGGTAAAAGGCAAGAGAAAGGTGGACGAGCAATGCTCACTGTCAAGCTCTGGAGAG GTATATGAGGACTATGACTGCATGCTCAACCAGACAAACGTTGGACATAACAATAATAAGTTTTATGTCATTCAAGTTATTGAAGCAAACAACAAATACCATACATGGAACAGATGGGGTAGAGTG GGGGAAGTGGGACAGTCCAAACTTAACACGTTTGATAAGGCTGAGAATGCCGTCAAGGACTTTGAGAAAAAGTTTAAAGACAAGACAAAGAACAACTGGAGCGACCGGATGACTTTTGTGTCTCACCCTGGGAAGTACACTCTGATTGAGGTGGATGGAGAGCAGGATGCTGAGGTCAAG GTGGACAGTGTTGATGGAACGACTGtcaaagtcacaaaaaatgtcCTGCCTTGCACCCTTGACAAGGCTACAGAACACCTCATCGAACTCATTTTCAGCAATGACATGTTCAAGGAGGCGATGGAATGTATGAACTTAG ACATCAAGAAGATGCCTTTGGGCAAGCTCAGCAAGGTGCAGATTGCAAAGGGCTTTGATGTGTTGGAGGAGATTGAGGCAGCCATGAACCTAAAAAGTGGACGAGCACGTCTGGAAGAACTGTCCTCAAGGTTCTTCACCACAGTCCCACACAACTTTGGCCGGAACAGACCGCCAACCATCGACAACAAAGAGATTGTGGATAAGAAGAAAGAGATGCTTATG GTGCTGGCTGACATTGAGCTTGCCCAGACTCTGAAGTCAGAGACTGAGAAGGCTCAGGAAGAGATGATAGAGACAGTTCCTCATCCTCGAGACCAAGACTACAATTCTCTCATGTGCAAGCTCACTCTAATGGACAAGAAAGCAGAAACTTTCAAG ATCATAGAACAATACCTGAAAGCGACTTCAGGTGACTATCGCAAACCAAAAATTATCAATGTTTGGGAAGTCGATCGAGAGACAGAG GGAGAGCGCTTCAGCGAGAATGATAATTTGGAAAACCGCCGTCTGCTGTGGCATGGTACAAACATAGCAGTGGTGGCGGCTATCCTGAAGAGCGGTCTGAGGATAATGCCCCATTCAGGAGGCCGTGTTGGTTGTGGAATCTATTTTGCATCTGAAAACAGCAAGTCTGCATGTTATG TGCGCACGTCTAAAAACACTGGAGTGATGTTTCTGAGTGAGGTAGCCCTCGGCAAAGAATATACCATCACCAAAGATAACAGTTCTCTGAAGAAGGCTCCTGCAGGTCATGACAGTGTGGTGGCAAGAGGAACAGTGGAACCAG atcCCTCTAAGGACACATTCATCACCCTGGAGGGCAAGAAGATTTCTGTGCCTCAGGGTAAGCCCATAAAGCAGCCCCAGTTCTCAGACAGCTATTTCGGCAACAGTGAATATCTCATCTACAAAGAGAGCCAGTGTCGCCTTCGCTACCTGCTGGAGCTGAACATGTAG